A genome region from Hippopotamus amphibius kiboko isolate mHipAmp2 chromosome 1, mHipAmp2.hap2, whole genome shotgun sequence includes the following:
- the NREP gene encoding neuronal regeneration-related protein isoform X1 has product MPAWTKVYYPELSVWVSQEPFPNKEMEGRLPKGRLPVPKEVNRKKDGETEAASLTPLGSNELHSPGISYLHSF; this is encoded by the exons ATGCCTGCATGGACGAAG GTTTATTACCCAGAGCTTTCTGTCTGGGTCAGTCAAGAACCATTTCCAAACAAGGAAATGGAGGGAAGGCTTCCTAAG ggaagacttcctgtcCCAAAGGAAGTGAACCGCAAGAAGGATGGCGAGACCGAGGCTGCCTCCCTGACTCCACTTGGCAGCAATGAACTCCACTCCCCAGGAATCAGTTACCTCCACTCTTTTTAA
- the NREP gene encoding neuronal regeneration-related protein isoform X2, which yields MVYYPELSVWVSQEPFPNKEMEGRLPKGRLPVPKEVNRKKDGETEAASLTPLGSNELHSPGISYLHSF from the exons GTTTATTACCCAGAGCTTTCTGTCTGGGTCAGTCAAGAACCATTTCCAAACAAGGAAATGGAGGGAAGGCTTCCTAAG ggaagacttcctgtcCCAAAGGAAGTGAACCGCAAGAAGGATGGCGAGACCGAGGCTGCCTCCCTGACTCCACTTGGCAGCAATGAACTCCACTCCCCAGGAATCAGTTACCTCCACTCTTTTTAA